The following are encoded together in the Thalassolituus oleivorans MIL-1 genome:
- a CDS encoding GlsB/YeaQ/YmgE family stress response membrane protein encodes MDVTELLIFLAIGALAGWLAGVITKGGGFGLLGDIVIGILGAVVGGYVFGVLGIAVAGLIGSIITATLGAVILLFLIRLIKRA; translated from the coding sequence ATGGACGTGACAGAGCTTCTCATATTTTTAGCGATTGGTGCACTTGCAGGTTGGCTGGCTGGAGTAATTACAAAGGGCGGTGGTTTTGGGTTGCTAGGTGATATCGTTATTGGCATCTTAGGCGCCGTGGTTGGTGGTTATGTGTTTGGTGTGCTTGGTATTGCGGTAGCGGGCCTCATTGGTTCAATTATTACAGCCACACTCGGAGCGGTAATTTTACTCTTTTTAATTCGGCTTATTAAACGAGCTTAA
- a CDS encoding DUF1456 family protein, giving the protein MNTNDILRRVRYMFDFNDETMLSIFKLGGYDATKPELLSWLARDEAPEFAVCADENLARFLNGLIIKNRGPKGDEVPEPERKLTNNIVLRKLKIALNLQADDLLEMLKLNDFNLGQHELSALFRRPDHKNYRECLDQLLRNFLDGMEKHYRKK; this is encoded by the coding sequence ATCAATACCAACGATATCCTGCGCCGTGTGCGCTATATGTTCGATTTTAACGACGAAACCATGCTGTCTATTTTCAAGCTGGGCGGCTACGACGCCACTAAGCCTGAATTACTGAGCTGGTTGGCTCGTGATGAAGCTCCTGAGTTTGCTGTGTGTGCCGATGAAAATCTTGCGCGCTTTTTAAATGGCCTGATTATTAAAAATCGCGGCCCTAAGGGTGACGAAGTACCTGAGCCTGAGCGTAAGCTGACCAATAATATCGTATTGCGTAAGTTGAAAATCGCGCTCAATCTACAAGCCGATGACTTGTTAGAGATGCTGAAGCTTAACGATTTTAATTTGGGCCAGCACGAATTAAGCGCCCTCTTTCGCCGCCCAGACCATAAAAATTATCGCGAGTGTTTAGATCAATTGCTGCGTAATTTTTTGGACGGCATGGAAAAGCACTACCGAAAGAAATAG
- a CDS encoding DUF6172 family protein has protein sequence MKRTFKLDHPKIKVPRVVDSIKHDIKKFLKKERQKDLPKGATYWDFDCKLGQSEESAVEVRLPALAKGIDELVANNIMTIYVEITAKAIEAGESQPVQED, from the coding sequence ATGAAAAGAACCTTTAAGTTAGACCACCCTAAAATCAAAGTGCCGCGTGTTGTTGACTCTATCAAGCACGACATAAAGAAGTTTTTGAAGAAAGAACGCCAAAAAGATCTACCTAAGGGTGCGACCTACTGGGATTTCGATTGCAAGCTTGGCCAGTCGGAAGAGTCGGCAGTTGAAGTACGCCTGCCAGCGTTAGCGAAAGGTATCGATGAGCTTGTTGCGAACAACATTATGACTATTTATGTTGAAATCACGGCAAAAGCTATTGAAGCCGGTGAAAGCCAGCCCGTGCAGGAGGACTAG
- a CDS encoding cupin domain-containing protein, translating to MHLNDDFSQRVVITPNDYNWVDSPTAGVERMMLDRIGDEVARATSLVRYAPNSRFPAHTHGGGEEIFVLEGIFADEHGEYPKGSYLRNPIGSSHSPHVGPEGAIIFVKLHQFDSADQRQCAVDTNAQPWRQGLVDGLTVMSLHSYLGENVALVKWAPNTQFNPHRHWGGEEIFVIEGTFHDEHGSYPKGSWLRSPHLSQHTPFTKEDGALIYVKVGHLPEAV from the coding sequence ATGCACCTAAACGATGATTTTAGTCAACGAGTGGTCATAACCCCCAACGACTACAACTGGGTCGACAGCCCAACCGCCGGTGTTGAACGTATGATGCTGGATCGCATTGGTGATGAAGTCGCGAGAGCCACGTCGCTGGTACGCTATGCACCTAATAGCCGCTTTCCGGCGCATACACATGGCGGTGGTGAAGAAATATTCGTTCTTGAAGGCATCTTTGCTGATGAACACGGCGAGTATCCCAAAGGCTCATACCTGCGCAATCCTATTGGGTCATCGCATTCGCCACATGTCGGCCCCGAAGGCGCCATCATTTTCGTCAAACTGCATCAGTTCGATAGCGCCGACCAACGCCAGTGTGCAGTAGATACCAACGCTCAACCGTGGCGACAAGGGCTGGTCGACGGCTTAACCGTGATGAGCCTGCATTCATATCTAGGCGAGAATGTTGCACTGGTAAAATGGGCACCCAATACTCAATTTAATCCGCATAGGCATTGGGGCGGCGAAGAGATATTTGTTATTGAAGGCACGTTTCACGACGAGCACGGCAGCTATCCTAAAGGCAGCTGGCTGCGTAGCCCACACCTAAGCCAGCACACGCC